One segment of Anatilimnocola aggregata DNA contains the following:
- a CDS encoding CheR family methyltransferase — MTTATETLISPELMMRYGKLIYDVTGIRISPQKQALLANRVRRRLKATNIADFEGYLRHLQKLKPANAEWDLFLQEITTHETYLFRDESHWTWFQDQYLAAISQEAIAGKRPRSLRIWSAACSTGDEAYSAAVCVAACVKQMSPWTIKIIGTDIGIGAVEQARQATFSQRAMKLVPPSLRTRYFTAAEEPEFSKAKPELSALVQFRQHNLLDPLREQPFDLIFLKNVLIYFDEASKQRVVANVLKLLAPGGYLVAGAAEGISDHLKNLKRIHAWLYRNE, encoded by the coding sequence ATGACCACCGCTACTGAAACCTTGATTAGCCCCGAGCTCATGATGCGCTACGGCAAGCTGATCTATGACGTCACCGGCATTCGCATTTCGCCGCAGAAGCAGGCGCTCCTTGCGAATCGCGTACGGCGACGGCTGAAGGCAACCAACATCGCGGATTTTGAAGGCTACCTGCGGCATCTGCAAAAACTCAAGCCAGCCAATGCGGAGTGGGATCTGTTCCTGCAAGAAATCACCACGCACGAAACCTATCTCTTTCGCGACGAGTCGCACTGGACCTGGTTTCAAGATCAATACCTGGCGGCCATTTCGCAAGAGGCAATTGCAGGCAAACGACCGCGTTCGCTGCGAATCTGGTCGGCGGCCTGCAGCACGGGCGACGAAGCCTATTCGGCCGCAGTTTGCGTCGCGGCTTGTGTCAAGCAAATGTCTCCCTGGACCATCAAGATTATCGGCACCGACATTGGCATTGGCGCCGTTGAGCAAGCACGCCAGGCAACATTCAGCCAACGGGCAATGAAGCTGGTACCGCCGTCGTTGCGAACTCGTTACTTCACGGCAGCTGAGGAACCTGAATTCAGCAAGGCCAAGCCCGAACTGTCAGCCTTGGTTCAGTTTCGACAGCACAACTTGCTCGATCCGCTGCGGGAGCAGCCCTTCGATCTGATTTTTTTGAAGAACGTGTTGATCTACTTCGACGAAGCTTCGAAGCAGCGGGTGGTTGCGAACGTGCTGAAGTTACTGGCCCCTGGCGGATACCTGGTGGCCGGAGCTGCCGAAGGCATCAGCGATCACCTGAAGAACCTCAAACGTATTCACGCGTGGCTTTACCGCAACGAATGA
- a CDS encoding chemotaxis protein CheA, translated as MSAETTAADEWLQGMMSDFLDEAGSLLISLNEDLLTLEAWTANNASQRSPLDPELMNNMFRSAHSLKGLSAMLGLTNINQLTHRIENVFDASRKGQLDLTSSIVETIFQSIDALTAMIAKLQDDGSDQYDASAVMLGIEQVLESGGCARQQTSQADAEKALAACEQGLQLDAALDSPARVEPAPKDLHPEVAALEQIVDETDIPPKYLAIFIDETDLALESLAEVLLCAERSAQLRTVEELLVTAHRIKGSAASLGLNRTAKLAHWMEDALQTAGERKLVLPPSLIDALLHCVDALRLYVTGLKQSVPDCSQFASSAAELLVASNEAFANCPPIQVEPPAIVTAWQPQAIAVQLGELETGTQFSCELHFEANLPLVGLKANLAYEKAVRLGQILHCDPTAESLEEIEQLESLRLIVQSEASRDEIAAALNVNGVRSVDVRVLSAQSKKCEDPAMAVAQQSTHLPTTTNSAKPTQSLPAVEDARPSAAEAKSKATDEGGKPSETLRVDIDRLDQLMNLAGQLVISKARFSQIGTAMRESLPAKQLTQVWSETAAFMQQLADDDAHGASAQHAAATMSSIRSHARRLQSDIEKITAEFARVTKLHARVSELFEAVHQLDRVAASIQKSVMDTRMVPVGPLFNRFKRVVRDITRLNGKDIRLVIRGESTELDKRMIDELGDPLIHMVRNSADHGIESPEARVATGKAAQGTITLDAFHRGNSIVIQVSDDGKGLDRDRILRKGVERGLVDAETAERMTAHQVFQLIWEPGFSTAEKVTEISGRGMGMDIVRSKIEGLSGTVEVESNPGQGTVFTIKLPLTLAIMPSLMAEIDGDVIALPIESIAEIVGLKDDSLGTVHGLRTATIRGRVVSVVELKELLTWNSHSSRTQCKPAGDHTIVVIRYENREIGLLVDTVLGEEDVVIKSLADNYRNVEGVAGASILGDGRVSLILDVGALVNLASRPVVKSGT; from the coding sequence ATGTCCGCCGAAACCACCGCTGCCGACGAATGGCTGCAAGGCATGATGTCCGACTTCTTAGACGAAGCGGGCAGTCTGCTGATCAGCTTGAACGAGGATCTGCTCACGCTCGAAGCGTGGACGGCCAACAATGCCAGTCAGCGCTCGCCGCTCGATCCGGAACTGATGAATAACATGTTCCGCTCGGCTCATAGTCTAAAAGGGCTATCGGCCATGCTGGGACTAACGAATATCAACCAGCTTACGCATCGCATCGAGAACGTCTTCGACGCCTCGCGCAAGGGACAACTCGACCTGACGTCCAGTATTGTCGAAACCATCTTTCAATCCATTGATGCACTCACAGCTATGATCGCCAAACTGCAAGACGACGGTTCCGATCAGTACGACGCCTCAGCCGTGATGCTCGGCATCGAGCAAGTACTGGAGTCCGGCGGCTGCGCCCGCCAACAAACATCGCAAGCCGATGCCGAGAAAGCGCTCGCCGCTTGCGAACAAGGTCTGCAACTCGACGCTGCCCTCGATTCGCCTGCAAGAGTTGAACCAGCACCAAAAGACTTGCACCCCGAAGTCGCTGCTTTGGAGCAGATTGTCGACGAAACCGACATTCCACCCAAGTATCTCGCCATTTTCATTGACGAAACCGATCTGGCACTCGAAAGTCTCGCCGAAGTGCTGCTCTGTGCCGAACGCTCGGCTCAACTGCGCACAGTCGAAGAGCTGTTGGTTACCGCGCACCGCATCAAGGGCTCGGCCGCTTCACTGGGACTCAATCGCACGGCAAAGCTTGCGCACTGGATGGAAGATGCATTGCAGACCGCTGGTGAGCGCAAACTAGTACTTCCGCCCTCACTCATCGACGCCTTGCTGCACTGTGTCGATGCGCTGCGACTCTACGTCACTGGCTTGAAACAAAGCGTACCCGACTGCTCACAGTTCGCCAGCTCGGCCGCTGAACTTCTCGTCGCCAGCAACGAGGCCTTCGCGAACTGCCCACCGATTCAGGTCGAACCTCCAGCGATCGTGACCGCCTGGCAACCCCAAGCGATTGCCGTGCAACTGGGAGAACTGGAAACCGGAACGCAGTTCAGTTGCGAACTCCACTTCGAAGCCAATCTGCCGCTCGTCGGCCTCAAGGCAAATCTCGCCTATGAGAAGGCCGTTCGTCTCGGACAAATTCTGCACTGCGACCCAACTGCAGAATCGCTCGAAGAAATCGAGCAACTTGAATCGCTTCGACTAATCGTACAGTCCGAGGCCAGCCGCGACGAGATCGCAGCTGCCTTGAACGTCAACGGAGTCCGCTCGGTCGATGTTCGCGTCCTTTCAGCACAATCGAAAAAGTGCGAAGACCCTGCGATGGCTGTCGCTCAGCAGTCGACTCACCTGCCAACCACGACCAACTCAGCCAAGCCAACGCAATCGCTGCCTGCAGTGGAAGATGCCAGGCCTTCCGCGGCCGAAGCGAAAAGCAAAGCAACCGATGAAGGGGGTAAGCCGAGCGAAACGCTACGCGTCGATATCGACCGCCTCGATCAGCTCATGAACCTCGCCGGGCAACTGGTCATCAGTAAGGCGCGGTTCAGTCAGATTGGGACGGCAATGCGCGAGAGTCTACCCGCCAAACAGCTGACGCAGGTGTGGAGCGAGACGGCTGCCTTCATGCAGCAATTGGCCGACGATGACGCCCACGGTGCCAGCGCCCAACATGCGGCCGCGACCATGAGTTCCATTCGTTCGCATGCACGCCGCTTGCAATCGGATATCGAAAAGATCACTGCCGAATTCGCGCGAGTCACCAAGTTGCATGCCCGCGTGAGCGAGCTGTTCGAAGCCGTTCATCAACTCGATCGCGTCGCCGCGAGCATTCAAAAGAGTGTGATGGACACTCGCATGGTGCCCGTGGGACCGCTCTTCAATCGCTTCAAACGCGTCGTTCGAGATATCACCCGTTTGAACGGAAAGGATATTCGACTCGTCATTCGCGGCGAAAGCACCGAACTCGATAAGCGAATGATCGACGAGCTTGGCGACCCACTGATTCACATGGTTCGCAACTCGGCCGATCACGGTATTGAATCGCCCGAAGCCCGCGTGGCGACCGGCAAGGCTGCCCAAGGAACCATCACGCTCGATGCGTTTCATCGTGGCAATAGCATCGTGATTCAAGTCTCCGACGATGGGAAAGGTCTCGACCGCGATCGTATCCTCCGCAAAGGTGTCGAACGCGGACTGGTCGATGCCGAAACTGCCGAACGTATGACCGCCCACCAGGTCTTTCAACTCATTTGGGAACCAGGCTTCAGCACTGCTGAGAAGGTGACAGAAATCTCCGGCCGCGGCATGGGCATGGACATTGTTCGTTCCAAGATTGAAGGCCTCAGCGGCACGGTTGAGGTCGAAAGCAATCCTGGTCAGGGCACTGTCTTCACGATCAAGTTGCCACTCACTCTCGCAATCATGCCAAGCTTAATGGCAGAGATCGACGGCGACGTGATTGCTCTGCCCATTGAGAGCATTGCCGAGATTGTCGGCCTGAAGGACGACAGTCTCGGTACCGTTCACGGCCTGCGAACGGCGACGATCCGCGGCCGCGTTGTTTCAGTGGTGGAACTCAAGGAGTTGCTCACCTGGAATTCGCACAGCAGTCGCACGCAATGCAAACCAGCGGGCGATCACACCATCGTGGTCATTCGCTACGAGAATCGCGAGATCGGTCTGCTGGTCGATACGGTGCTCGGCGAGGAGGACGTGGTCATCAAGTCACTGGCCGACAACTATCGCAATGTCGAAGGTGTCGCCGGCGCAAGCATTCTTGGCGATGGTCGAGTCTCGCTGATTCTCGACGTAGGTGCACTCGTCAATCTCGCTTCGCGGCCAGTGGTCAAAAGTGGAACCTGA
- a CDS encoding chemotaxis protein, protein MNTISPELNSSLLEQLFSAATHDASTAMCRWTNGQITLTLDEIAEMPLEEVSTNLDLGDDLLTMVALTLQGELGGTMLLTFDEENGRSLAASLLNRPRATTPEWNELERSALNETGNILGCAYMNALTRFLDAELIPSPPYFLQDFGASVLQQALMTQALTCDTATICRTTFRREDQALDWNVLFLPTQGLRDRLMNCTTA, encoded by the coding sequence ATGAACACAATCTCGCCTGAATTGAATAGCTCGCTACTCGAGCAGTTGTTCTCTGCCGCCACGCACGATGCGTCGACCGCCATGTGCCGTTGGACGAATGGTCAGATCACACTCACGCTCGATGAAATCGCCGAGATGCCGCTGGAGGAAGTGAGCACCAACCTCGATCTGGGTGACGACTTGCTAACGATGGTCGCCCTCACATTGCAAGGCGAACTTGGCGGCACCATGCTGCTGACCTTCGACGAAGAAAACGGTCGCAGCCTGGCGGCGTCGCTCCTCAATCGGCCACGGGCCACCACTCCCGAGTGGAACGAATTGGAACGGAGCGCGCTCAATGAAACGGGCAACATTCTGGGATGTGCCTACATGAACGCTCTCACGCGTTTTCTCGATGCGGAGCTGATTCCATCGCCTCCCTACTTCCTGCAAGACTTCGGCGCTAGCGTGCTTCAGCAGGCCCTGATGACTCAAGCCCTGACGTGCGATACCGCCACCATTTGCCGCACTACGTTTCGGCGCGAAGACCAGGCCCTCGACTGGAACGTGCTGTTCCTGCCAACCCAAGGCCTGCGCGATCGACTGATGAATTGCACGACCGCCTAA
- a CDS encoding chemotaxis protein CheD: MPCATLAPSTCHQAGMGKIVLASGPDSITTVLGSCVGVAIYHPRTHHAMLAHVVLPASSGRASLPGKFADTAIPDMLQQLASLGICDNSLIVKLAGGSNMFGLPAGPMQVGESNLVAVEAALTKAKLRVASRHVGGNKGRRVTFDCQTGVYRIEVVGAEVVIL; the protein is encoded by the coding sequence ATGCCTTGTGCCACCTTAGCTCCCTCTACTTGCCATCAGGCGGGCATGGGAAAGATCGTTCTGGCCAGTGGGCCCGACTCGATCACCACCGTCCTCGGCTCCTGCGTCGGAGTCGCCATCTATCATCCGCGCACGCATCACGCCATGCTCGCGCATGTGGTGTTGCCGGCCAGCAGCGGGCGGGCGTCGCTCCCCGGCAAATTTGCTGATACTGCAATTCCCGACATGTTGCAACAACTGGCCAGCCTCGGCATCTGCGACAACTCGCTGATCGTCAAACTGGCCGGCGGTTCCAACATGTTCGGGCTCCCGGCCGGTCCCATGCAGGTCGGCGAATCGAACCTGGTTGCTGTCGAGGCAGCCCTCACCAAAGCCAAACTCCGTGTCGCGAGTCGACATGTCGGCGGCAACAAGGGTCGCCGCGTCACGTTCGATTGCCAGACCGGCGTCTATCGCATTGAAGTCGTCGGTGCGGAAGTCGTCATCCTGTAA
- a CDS encoding response regulator, which yields MTKRLLVTDDAIIIREMIKDTASRAGWEIVGEACNGQQAFEKFRELKPDAMTLDLVMPEFDGLHALRSILGEDPSAKIVVVSALDQKTILKEAFKLGAADFVVKPFDHGQLVATLNRVTGVC from the coding sequence ATGACCAAGCGACTCCTCGTTACCGACGATGCAATAATCATCCGCGAAATGATCAAAGATACCGCCTCGCGTGCCGGTTGGGAAATCGTCGGCGAAGCTTGCAACGGCCAGCAAGCCTTCGAAAAGTTCCGCGAATTAAAACCGGACGCAATGACCCTCGACCTGGTCATGCCGGAGTTCGACGGCCTGCATGCCCTGCGTTCCATCTTGGGCGAAGATCCCTCCGCCAAGATTGTCGTCGTCAGCGCGCTCGATCAGAAGACCATCTTAAAGGAAGCCTTCAAACTGGGTGCTGCCGACTTCGTCGTGAAACCGTTTGACCATGGCCAACTGGTGGCCACGCTCAATCGAGTGACCGGCGTTTGCTAG
- a CDS encoding TlpA family protein disulfide reductase, which translates to MLRTLAITLLSLPLLSLVAAAADAPKKELLVGDPAPPLALKEFVKGEPVKEFAKGKVYVLEFWATWCGPCIKSIPHVTELQARHKEAVIIGVDVMEDADDDVKEFVKQMGKKMEYRVAIDAKDPKSEEAGIMARTWLEASYQEGIPASFIVNGDGKVAWIGHPMELDEPLAKIIAGKWDLAAATKTFKDEVESTKASKALDEALEKAMESGKPQQIVAVLDTAFAKTPALEKEHGALKFNALLAQDDQKEKALAYGKKLIDEVAKDDPNALYSIANALLTDDEDQPIDKVDAASGKLALQATSQLVKLLDGIEGMPAANKSVALESVALAHFASGNFKEAVAAQEQAIKMAKGSEREKDASLAATLKKYQAASQPGATKK; encoded by the coding sequence ATGTTACGCACACTAGCCATCACGCTCCTTTCTCTTCCTTTGCTGTCGCTCGTGGCAGCAGCTGCCGACGCACCGAAGAAGGAACTGCTCGTCGGCGATCCGGCCCCGCCACTAGCGCTCAAGGAGTTTGTGAAAGGTGAGCCCGTCAAGGAGTTTGCCAAGGGGAAGGTCTATGTGCTCGAGTTTTGGGCCACGTGGTGCGGGCCGTGCATCAAGAGCATTCCGCACGTAACCGAGTTGCAGGCCAGGCACAAAGAGGCGGTGATCATCGGCGTCGATGTGATGGAAGATGCCGACGACGACGTGAAGGAATTCGTCAAGCAAATGGGGAAGAAGATGGAGTATCGCGTCGCCATCGATGCGAAAGATCCCAAGAGTGAAGAAGCCGGCATCATGGCCCGCACCTGGCTCGAAGCCAGCTATCAGGAAGGGATTCCCGCTTCGTTCATTGTGAATGGTGACGGCAAGGTAGCCTGGATCGGGCACCCGATGGAACTCGACGAACCACTGGCCAAGATCATCGCCGGCAAATGGGACCTGGCAGCTGCGACCAAGACATTCAAAGACGAAGTCGAATCGACCAAGGCCTCGAAGGCTCTCGATGAGGCTTTAGAAAAGGCGATGGAATCGGGCAAGCCACAGCAGATTGTGGCTGTCCTCGATACGGCCTTTGCCAAGACGCCGGCGCTCGAAAAGGAACATGGCGCGCTGAAGTTCAATGCCCTGCTCGCTCAGGACGATCAAAAGGAAAAGGCTCTTGCCTACGGCAAAAAGCTGATCGACGAAGTGGCCAAGGACGATCCCAACGCCCTTTACAGCATTGCCAACGCCCTGCTGACCGACGACGAAGACCAACCCATCGACAAAGTGGATGCCGCCAGCGGCAAGCTTGCCTTGCAAGCCACTTCGCAACTGGTGAAATTGCTGGATGGCATTGAAGGAATGCCCGCCGCGAACAAGTCGGTCGCTCTGGAATCGGTTGCGCTCGCTCATTTTGCTTCTGGCAATTTCAAGGAAGCGGTCGCCGCCCAGGAACAGGCGATCAAAATGGCCAAGGGCTCCGAACGCGAGAAAGACGCCTCGCTCGCCGCCACGCTGAAAAAGTATCAGGCTGCCAGTCAGCCCGGCGCGACGAAGAAGTAG
- a CDS encoding cation:proton antiporter codes for MHSLDTLSTFATSLLAASPAAHSDHLELIITLTSGLAAALFMGYITHRVGLSPIVGYLLAGIAVGPYTPGVEANVELAQQMAEIGVILLMFGVGLHFHFKELLAVRRVAVPGAVGQSLIATGLGVVVAYFFGWTVSSGLVFGMAISVASTVVLLRVLSDNNDLHTPTGHIAVGWLVVEDLFTVLVLVLMPVLFGSANSSLADIGLAILIAVIKIGLLVAFVMFVGGKAIPWFLARIAQTRSRELFTLTVLVVALGIAVGAAKVFDVSMALGAFLAGMVVGRSDFSSRAASEALPMRDAFAVLFFVSVGMLFDPNQLITSPGLIAATLGIVLLGKPLAALAIVILLRYPLRIGLSVAVALAQIGEFSFILAGVGMSLNVFTSQQYNALIAAAIVSISINPILYRLTDYLEERAKKSPRLWKLINGNSHVESTQQAPDDEHPEKHDHGQAVVIGYGPVGRTLCRLLQENGIEPTVIEMNLTTVRQLREDGMRAVYGDSAHKETQLEAGTSQADVFILSASGLRNSQEVIRLARECNPKIRVFARASYLREIPSLTRAGADVVFTGEGEVAMSMTEFILRQMGAGPEQIDRERDRIRNELFGSAAVLEILLPPTAKPMPEQPETSADEALPADPTT; via the coding sequence ATGCACTCGCTCGACACACTTTCGACGTTCGCAACGAGCCTGCTGGCCGCCTCTCCCGCTGCGCATTCCGACCACCTCGAACTCATCATCACGCTGACCAGCGGTCTCGCCGCGGCGCTGTTCATGGGGTACATCACGCATCGCGTGGGGCTCTCGCCGATTGTTGGCTACTTATTAGCTGGCATTGCGGTTGGTCCTTATACCCCCGGCGTCGAAGCCAACGTCGAGCTTGCCCAGCAGATGGCCGAAATCGGCGTCATCCTGCTGATGTTTGGGGTCGGACTCCACTTCCACTTCAAAGAGCTGCTGGCCGTGCGCCGCGTGGCCGTGCCCGGTGCGGTTGGGCAAAGCCTGATTGCTACGGGCTTAGGAGTGGTCGTCGCCTACTTTTTCGGTTGGACTGTATCGTCGGGACTCGTCTTTGGCATGGCGATCTCCGTCGCCAGTACTGTCGTGCTGCTGCGCGTCCTCTCCGATAACAACGACCTGCACACTCCGACCGGTCATATCGCGGTCGGCTGGCTGGTGGTCGAAGACCTGTTTACCGTGCTGGTCCTGGTGCTCATGCCCGTGCTGTTCGGCTCGGCCAATAGTTCCTTGGCCGATATAGGCCTGGCCATCTTGATTGCCGTGATCAAAATCGGGCTGCTCGTCGCCTTCGTGATGTTTGTCGGAGGCAAGGCGATCCCCTGGTTCCTGGCGCGGATTGCGCAAACTCGTTCGCGCGAACTCTTCACACTGACGGTGCTGGTCGTAGCGCTCGGCATCGCGGTGGGGGCTGCCAAAGTTTTTGACGTCTCGATGGCTCTCGGCGCGTTCCTGGCCGGAATGGTCGTCGGTCGCTCCGACTTCAGTTCCCGGGCAGCCAGCGAAGCCCTTCCCATGCGCGATGCGTTTGCCGTGTTGTTCTTTGTTTCCGTCGGTATGCTGTTTGACCCCAATCAGCTGATCACGTCGCCAGGGCTGATTGCCGCTACCTTGGGCATCGTGCTGTTGGGCAAACCGCTGGCCGCCCTGGCAATTGTCATTCTGCTGCGCTATCCGCTACGAATTGGCCTTTCCGTCGCCGTCGCCCTGGCGCAAATCGGCGAATTCTCGTTCATCCTGGCCGGCGTTGGCATGAGCCTGAACGTGTTCACTTCGCAGCAATACAACGCCCTCATTGCTGCCGCCATCGTTTCGATCAGCATTAACCCGATTCTTTACCGATTGACCGATTACCTCGAAGAGCGAGCCAAAAAGTCCCCGCGACTCTGGAAGCTGATCAACGGCAACTCGCACGTCGAATCGACCCAGCAAGCACCGGATGACGAACATCCGGAAAAGCACGATCATGGCCAGGCAGTGGTGATTGGCTACGGGCCCGTTGGTCGCACGCTCTGCCGACTGCTGCAAGAGAATGGCATCGAGCCGACCGTCATCGAAATGAACCTGACGACCGTCCGCCAATTGCGCGAAGATGGCATGCGCGCCGTCTATGGCGACTCAGCCCACAAAGAAACGCAGCTCGAAGCGGGCACCTCGCAGGCCGATGTCTTTATCCTCAGTGCCTCGGGGCTGCGCAATAGTCAGGAAGTGATTCGCCTCGCCCGCGAGTGCAATCCCAAGATTCGCGTTTTCGCCCGGGCTAGTTACCTGCGCGAGATTCCCTCTCTGACCCGCGCCGGTGCCGACGTCGTCTTTACCGGCGAGGGGGAAGTCGCCATGTCGATGACGGAGTTCATCCTGCGGCAAATGGGTGCCGGTCCCGAACAGATCGACCGCGAGCGCGACCGCATCCGCAACGAACTCTTTGGCAGCGCGGCTGTCTTGGAGATCCTGCTCCCCCCCACAGCCAAGCCGATGCCGGAGCAACCAGAGACCTCAGCAGACGAAGCGCTGCCGGCCGATCCCACGACTTAG
- the glgX gene encoding glycogen debranching protein GlgX, giving the protein MLMRHVHPKLQFTYMMPYGAILHENGVQFVVYSRSAQAMRLLLYDGVDDREPTEIIDFERDTDRWGDIWSIFVPGLSAGQLYHFQADGPFDPSQGHRFNGRARLIDPYAKALAGNFQLSEDGIVRPPKCVVVDDFFDWEGDRHLRRPISETIIYETHVAGFTKDPSSQVKKPGTYAGLIEKIPYLKSLGITAVELMPIHEFPIGGIYGQKQERENYWGYDSMAFFSPHRGYAHNTEPGGQVAEFKQMVKALHAAGMEVILDVVFNHTAEGNEMGPTLSFKGLENKTYYMLANGGSHYMNYSGCGNTVNGNHPVVREMIFHCLRHWVHNYHIDGFRFDLASILSRDRNGHLVPNPPLVEAISEDPLLADTKIIAEAWDAAGAYQVGSFGDLRWAEWNGRYRDDVRRFWRGDKGVLGSFVTRLAGSSDLYGHSGRAPHASINFITSHDGFTMNDMVSYRDKHNEANGEGNRDGDNNNYSDNYGVEGPTTRPEIENLRVRQIKNFLSTLLMSQGVPMLVMGDECRRTQRGNNNAYCQDNNISWFDWSKVNQHKDLLRFSQGLIKFRRVQPTVRRETFLSGQAPVDGALPDVSWYSALGTAVDWHGEDNTLICLLKAEDLVEKHPEARDVLILINATSEPREFILPPVAKGTKWRLFIDTAAATPYDIYPDFDGPPPPRSRRLTLSYRSTCVFVAEDPPRLP; this is encoded by the coding sequence ATGCTCATGCGACACGTTCACCCAAAACTTCAGTTTACCTACATGATGCCGTACGGCGCCATTCTTCATGAGAATGGCGTGCAGTTCGTCGTCTATAGCCGCAGCGCGCAAGCCATGCGGTTGTTGTTGTACGACGGAGTCGACGATCGGGAACCAACCGAAATCATCGACTTCGAACGGGACACCGACCGCTGGGGCGATATCTGGAGCATTTTTGTTCCAGGTCTGAGCGCTGGCCAGCTCTATCACTTCCAAGCCGACGGACCTTTCGATCCGTCGCAAGGGCATCGCTTTAACGGGCGCGCTCGGCTGATCGATCCCTATGCCAAGGCTCTCGCGGGCAATTTCCAACTGAGTGAAGACGGCATCGTGCGACCACCCAAGTGCGTGGTTGTCGACGACTTCTTCGATTGGGAAGGAGATCGCCACCTGCGCCGTCCGATCAGCGAAACGATCATTTACGAAACGCACGTGGCCGGGTTCACCAAAGACCCGAGCAGCCAGGTGAAGAAGCCGGGCACTTATGCTGGCCTGATCGAAAAGATTCCGTACCTCAAATCGCTCGGCATCACAGCCGTCGAGTTGATGCCGATCCATGAGTTTCCCATCGGGGGCATTTATGGGCAAAAGCAGGAACGAGAAAATTACTGGGGCTATGACTCGATGGCGTTCTTCTCGCCCCATCGAGGCTATGCCCACAACACCGAGCCCGGCGGCCAGGTCGCCGAGTTCAAGCAGATGGTGAAGGCCCTGCATGCAGCTGGCATGGAAGTGATTCTCGATGTCGTGTTCAATCACACGGCCGAAGGCAATGAAATGGGCCCCACGCTCAGCTTCAAAGGCCTGGAGAACAAGACTTACTACATGCTCGCTAATGGCGGCAGCCATTACATGAACTACTCGGGTTGCGGTAACACCGTGAACGGGAATCATCCCGTCGTCCGAGAGATGATTTTCCACTGCCTGCGGCATTGGGTTCACAACTACCACATCGATGGCTTCCGCTTCGATCTGGCGTCGATCCTCAGCCGCGACCGGAACGGGCACCTGGTTCCCAATCCGCCACTCGTTGAGGCAATCTCCGAAGATCCGCTCCTCGCGGATACCAAGATCATTGCCGAAGCGTGGGACGCGGCCGGTGCCTATCAAGTTGGTTCGTTCGGCGATCTGCGCTGGGCAGAGTGGAACGGTCGCTATCGCGACGATGTTCGCCGCTTTTGGCGCGGCGACAAAGGCGTGCTCGGTTCGTTCGTCACGCGACTGGCCGGTTCGAGCGACTTGTACGGTCACTCGGGACGTGCCCCGCATGCGAGCATCAACTTCATTACTTCGCACGACGGTTTCACCATGAACGACATGGTGAGCTATCGCGACAAACACAACGAAGCGAATGGTGAAGGAAATCGCGACGGCGATAACAATAACTACAGCGACAACTACGGTGTCGAAGGGCCTACGACCCGGCCGGAAATCGAAAATCTGCGAGTTCGGCAGATCAAGAATTTCCTCAGCACCCTGCTGATGAGCCAAGGCGTGCCGATGCTGGTGATGGGTGATGAATGCCGCCGCACGCAGCGGGGGAATAACAACGCCTATTGCCAGGACAACAACATCAGCTGGTTCGACTGGAGCAAGGTCAACCAACATAAGGACCTGCTACGGTTCTCGCAAGGGTTGATCAAGTTCCGGCGCGTGCAACCGACTGTACGTCGCGAGACGTTCCTCTCCGGCCAGGCGCCGGTCGACGGAGCGCTCCCTGACGTCAGCTGGTACAGCGCCCTCGGAACAGCTGTCGATTGGCATGGTGAAGACAACACGCTCATCTGCCTGCTCAAGGCGGAAGACCTGGTCGAGAAACATCCCGAAGCTCGCGATGTCCTCATCCTGATCAACGCCACCAGCGAACCGCGGGAGTTCATCCTGCCGCCGGTCGCGAAGGGAACCAAGTGGCGGCTGTTCATCGACACTGCCGCAGCCACTCCCTATGACATCTACCCCGACTTCGATGGTCCTCCACCTCCTCGATCGCGGAGACTTACGCTGTCGTATCGTTCCACCTGCGTCTTCGTTGCAGAAGACCCACCGCGGCTCCCCTAA